A window of Paenibacillus sp. 19GGS1-52 contains these coding sequences:
- a CDS encoding DUF1328 domain-containing protein, which translates to MLKVSIILLVIALIAGIFGFFSIVAAAAGIAKVLFYIFLVVFIISLFTGRRGRSM; encoded by the coding sequence ATGCTAAAAGTATCTATTATACTACTTGTAATTGCTTTAATTGCCGGAATCTTTGGTTTCTTTAGTATTGTGGCTGCGGCTGCAGGAATTGCCAAAGTATTGTTCTATATCTTTCTGGTGGTATTTATAATATCGCTCTTCACAGGGCGCAGGGGCAGATCGATGTAG
- a CDS encoding C40 family peptidase translates to MIKSHKHLTASLLVSAALAVCLGVISPQLAVAASLSSSSSLTASAVTGIIESSVRLRITPSTSGTVLSYLKEGEIVTILEKTNSYWYKVRTATGTVGYTSSGEQYISLVAANPGGSGTVTPVPTAPSTPPQGTTIERVITAGMKYLGTPYEFGSSRSNTNTFDCSDFIRQVFLDAANLQLPADSRQQGDWVKQNGTAVTNISALKRGDLMFFMDYKGSSVSAYAGIDKSTARISHVAMYLGNGQILHTYSISSGGVRVDNLSASWMNRFLFGGSVIR, encoded by the coding sequence ATGATCAAGTCACATAAGCACCTTACAGCATCGCTTTTGGTCTCAGCCGCACTTGCCGTATGCTTAGGCGTTATCAGTCCTCAGCTGGCAGTTGCAGCTTCTCTTTCTTCCAGTTCTTCTTTAACGGCTTCTGCCGTAACGGGGATCATTGAGTCAAGTGTCCGTTTGCGTATTACTCCTTCTACAAGTGGAACTGTATTGTCCTACTTGAAAGAGGGTGAAATAGTAACGATCCTGGAGAAAACGAATAGCTACTGGTACAAAGTGAGAACTGCAACAGGCACCGTTGGATATACCAGCTCCGGAGAACAGTACATCTCTCTTGTGGCTGCCAACCCTGGAGGTTCAGGAACGGTAACGCCAGTACCGACAGCGCCGTCCACTCCGCCGCAAGGGACTACTATCGAGAGAGTGATTACGGCTGGCATGAAGTATCTCGGAACCCCGTATGAGTTCGGCTCCAGCCGTAGTAATACCAATACCTTTGACTGCTCCGATTTCATTCGGCAAGTGTTTTTGGATGCAGCGAATTTGCAATTGCCTGCAGATTCACGGCAGCAAGGTGATTGGGTGAAGCAGAATGGTACGGCGGTCACGAATATTTCTGCTTTAAAGCGCGGCGATTTAATGTTCTTTATGGATTATAAAGGCAGTTCAGTCTCTGCATATGCAGGAATCGATAAGTCTACAGCAAGAATCTCGCATGTAGCGATGTATCTAGGAAATGGACAGATTCTGCATACATATTCCATATCTTCTGGCGGGGTAAGAGTAGATAATTTAAGCGCTTCTTGGATGAATCGTTTTCTCTTCGGAGGTTCGGTCATCCGCTAA
- a CDS encoding DUF948 domain-containing protein, translated as MIIQLSVALAAVAFTVLVFFLITTLKSAKGSLDKVSQTLQEVQKTMDELTYEVKTTVRHANDITLDVQGKIQKIDPIMDSVQNLGDVMNELTLTVKQVSVTAIEKYRKSRELKAKAKAVSLSNEIMTPSEERTVNSYETVYAKKKTGKIGTVLKSVDLAATVWQKFRH; from the coding sequence ATGATCATTCAACTTAGCGTAGCGCTTGCAGCTGTCGCATTCACAGTACTCGTTTTCTTTTTAATTACAACCTTGAAATCAGCAAAGGGATCTCTCGACAAAGTTAGTCAAACGTTGCAGGAAGTACAGAAGACTATGGATGAGCTAACTTATGAAGTGAAAACTACAGTCAGACACGCTAACGATATTACGTTAGATGTGCAGGGCAAAATTCAAAAAATTGATCCCATTATGGATTCCGTGCAGAATTTGGGTGATGTTATGAATGAATTAACACTGACCGTTAAGCAAGTATCCGTAACAGCCATTGAGAAGTATCGTAAATCGCGTGAGCTGAAGGCAAAAGCCAAAGCTGTTTCCTTATCGAATGAGATAATGACACCCTCTGAAGAACGTACAGTAAATTCCTATGAAACGGTGTATGCCAAGAAAAAAACAGGGAAAATAGGTACAGTCCTGAAGAGTGTAGATTTAGCAGCAACCGTCTGGCAGAAATTCCGCCATTAG
- a CDS encoding fused response regulator/phosphatase, which produces MRILIVDDNPTNVIIIREILKKEDYRNFITASSAKEMLELLGIRSHNETGRTRMSDVDLILLDMMMPEMDGIEACRVVQQYEHLKDIPIIMVTAVGDSKKLAEALDAGAVDYVTKPINKVELMARIRLALRLKREKDWHKERDQRLQDELKLAALVQNAVLSLPLEEEFFEVHAIYQPSAELAGDLYAWYSLGDDRYGVILLDMMGHGISSSLFCMFLASVLKDTVTTYVEPEKVIQELNRRFNQLYIEKKLVQYYFTAIYLVIDTRLKRIDYVNAGHPPGMLFEGANTKPVLLESNCHPVGLFDRIDIQPQTLNYEDDGHLVLYTDGLLELVDGGQQQQLNFMVQHLKGEHKWQEELVYASFFNKKAVEERDDDKCLVWISLMKGSDRG; this is translated from the coding sequence ATGAGAATATTAATTGTAGATGACAATCCAACTAACGTAATTATTATCCGTGAAATTCTGAAAAAGGAAGATTACCGGAATTTTATAACCGCATCGTCTGCAAAAGAGATGCTAGAGCTACTCGGCATTCGTTCCCATAATGAAACAGGGCGTACTCGAATGTCTGACGTGGATCTGATTCTGCTGGATATGATGATGCCAGAGATGGATGGAATTGAAGCTTGTCGAGTTGTACAACAATACGAGCATCTGAAGGATATTCCGATTATTATGGTAACCGCTGTAGGTGATTCCAAAAAATTGGCGGAGGCCCTTGATGCTGGTGCCGTGGATTATGTCACAAAGCCAATCAACAAGGTGGAGCTCATGGCCAGAATCCGGCTGGCGCTTCGGTTGAAACGTGAGAAGGATTGGCATAAAGAACGGGATCAGCGGCTTCAGGATGAGTTGAAGCTGGCTGCTCTTGTACAGAACGCAGTGCTGAGTCTACCGCTAGAAGAGGAATTTTTTGAAGTGCATGCAATCTATCAGCCCTCCGCAGAACTGGCCGGTGACTTATATGCTTGGTACTCACTTGGTGACGACCGTTATGGAGTTATTCTGCTGGATATGATGGGGCACGGAATTTCGTCCTCACTGTTCTGCATGTTTCTGGCTTCAGTGCTGAAGGACACCGTGACTACCTATGTGGAGCCGGAAAAAGTCATACAGGAGCTGAATCGGCGATTTAACCAGCTCTATATTGAGAAGAAGTTGGTTCAGTACTATTTCACAGCTATTTACCTTGTAATCGATACTCGCCTGAAGCGAATTGATTATGTAAATGCAGGACACCCGCCAGGAATGCTCTTTGAGGGTGCAAACACGAAGCCGGTACTGCTTGAGAGCAACTGCCATCCAGTAGGCCTGTTTGATCGGATCGATATTCAGCCGCAGACCCTGAACTATGAGGACGATGGGCATCTAGTATTGTACACAGATGGCCTGTTGGAACTGGTTGATGGTGGACAGCAGCAGCAGCTTAACTTTATGGTTCAGCATTTGAAAGGTGAGCATAAGTGGCAGGAAGAGCTTGTATATGCTTCTTTTTTTAATAAGAAAGCTGTTGAAGAACGAGATGATGATAAATGCTTAGTATGGATATCACTGATGAAGGGATCAGATAGAGGATGA
- a CDS encoding MBL fold metallo-hydrolase, whose amino-acid sequence MAKTRYNNIDNVSTDKTLKEFRQWRDERRRKKKDYSFVVPNVPPKLSYLKDNKLDTTITWIGHSTFFLQYEGLNIITDPIWARRLGFEKRLGEPGIPASEVPPIDLILISHSHYDHLHIASIRKLYRTGTTIVVPAGLKRKMLRKGFHNCVEMQWWQEITLQGIKLAFVPTQHWTRRTPFDTNTSHWGGFVLQPSHLENNPIDEGSGEKQMLPPNLYFAGDSGYFPGFKEIGSRYKVDVALMPIGAYEPEWFMTSQHVNPEEALQAFIDVGAETMIPMHYGTFRLADDTAREALDRMEGARAAHGISEERIQTLGYGETLVVHPRGACF is encoded by the coding sequence ATGGCAAAAACTCGTTATAACAACATTGATAATGTAAGTACCGATAAAACGCTGAAAGAATTTCGGCAATGGCGTGACGAGCGGCGCCGCAAGAAGAAGGATTATTCTTTTGTTGTGCCCAATGTTCCGCCAAAGCTGTCTTATCTCAAGGATAACAAGTTGGATACTACGATTACCTGGATCGGGCACTCGACATTCTTTCTGCAATATGAAGGACTGAATATTATTACTGATCCCATTTGGGCGCGCAGACTGGGCTTTGAGAAACGATTGGGAGAACCGGGAATTCCCGCCAGTGAGGTTCCGCCAATTGATCTGATTCTAATCTCCCATTCCCATTATGATCATCTGCACATCGCCTCTATTCGCAAATTGTACCGGACGGGAACGACGATTGTTGTTCCGGCGGGGCTTAAACGAAAAATGCTGCGCAAAGGGTTCCATAACTGTGTGGAAATGCAGTGGTGGCAGGAGATTACTCTTCAGGGAATAAAGCTAGCCTTTGTGCCAACCCAACATTGGACCCGACGGACTCCGTTTGATACGAATACTTCACATTGGGGTGGCTTTGTCCTGCAGCCTTCTCACCTTGAGAACAATCCTATAGATGAAGGGAGCGGAGAGAAGCAGATGCTGCCTCCGAACCTGTATTTCGCCGGTGACAGCGGTTATTTTCCCGGCTTTAAAGAGATTGGAAGCCGTTACAAGGTGGATGTCGCGCTCATGCCGATTGGTGCTTATGAACCGGAGTGGTTTATGACTTCTCAGCACGTGAATCCCGAGGAGGCCCTGCAGGCTTTTATAGATGTAGGCGCAGAGACGATGATTCCAATGCATTACGGGACCTTCAGACTTGCCGATGATACTGCAAGGGAAGCGCTGGACCGGATGGAAGGCGCCCGGGCAGCCCACGGGATAAGTGAAGAGCGAATCCAGACGCTTGGCTATGGCGAGACACTGGTGGTACATCCAAGGGGTGCGTGCTTCTAG
- a CDS encoding general stress protein, with protein MDSINAQSYATVLENGVQAIEEVKRLGSSGYSKSEIYVISHDVDREGRIVDAAKINEVGLHEEGLFGAIANLFRSRGEALRSKITSLGFSGAEAAFYEKELDSGKVLVIAKKPLF; from the coding sequence ATGGATTCAATCAACGCACAGTCTTATGCAACAGTGCTGGAAAATGGCGTTCAGGCTATTGAGGAAGTGAAGCGGCTTGGCAGCAGTGGCTATAGCAAATCGGAGATTTATGTAATTAGTCATGATGTGGATCGTGAAGGCCGGATTGTTGATGCCGCAAAGATTAATGAGGTCGGTTTGCACGAAGAAGGATTATTTGGGGCCATAGCCAATCTTTTTCGTTCACGGGGGGAGGCACTCCGCTCCAAGATCACATCATTAGGATTTAGTGGAGCAGAAGCAGCCTTTTACGAGAAAGAGCTTGATTCGGGTAAGGTTCTGGTGATCGCCAAAAAACCGCTATTCTAA
- a CDS encoding virulence factor has product MKITFIEPTPSPNTMKLHLDESLEPGIRRTYTPESQRSAPAWARDMLTIPGVTSVYHAADFAALERKGSADWAAILREVQHRFGNGEGLIADWSLTDENAGSHFGEAQVFVQLFREIPMQIRVKTGANEERISLSTRFTKAVMDVASAVMIKERKLTDYGVRYGEPAEIAREVEQELEAAYPQERLDSLVQQAIAHGAAGEFVEQRRTRDQGELLRDLKNEDWRVRYAALEDLAPTAELLPELEAALHDPKLHIRRLAVVYLGDLRTPEAMELLYEAMADSAPAVRRTAGDTLSDIGNPAATPVMTAALQDKSKLVRWRAARFLYEVGTADALDALTLAAEDPEFEVGLQARMALERIASGEEAAGTVWQQMSERRRT; this is encoded by the coding sequence ATGAAGATCACATTTATTGAACCGACTCCAAGTCCAAATACGATGAAGCTTCATTTGGACGAAAGTCTGGAACCTGGAATTCGTCGAACCTATACACCGGAAAGCCAGCGTTCCGCACCGGCTTGGGCGCGGGATATGCTAACCATTCCAGGCGTAACCAGTGTCTATCACGCCGCCGACTTTGCGGCTTTGGAGCGTAAAGGTAGTGCCGACTGGGCAGCGATTCTTCGTGAGGTACAGCACCGTTTCGGCAACGGTGAAGGGTTAATAGCGGATTGGAGCCTGACGGATGAGAATGCCGGGTCCCATTTCGGGGAAGCACAAGTATTTGTACAATTGTTCCGGGAAATCCCGATGCAGATTCGCGTCAAGACTGGCGCCAATGAAGAACGTATCTCCTTGTCCACACGCTTCACCAAAGCGGTGATGGATGTGGCAAGCGCCGTGATGATCAAAGAGCGCAAGCTCACCGATTACGGCGTGCGCTACGGCGAGCCCGCGGAAATAGCGCGCGAGGTGGAGCAGGAACTGGAAGCGGCGTATCCGCAGGAACGCCTCGACTCCCTCGTGCAGCAGGCCATCGCGCACGGGGCAGCCGGCGAGTTCGTCGAGCAGAGACGAACGCGGGATCAGGGCGAGCTGCTGCGAGACCTGAAGAATGAAGATTGGCGCGTGCGCTACGCCGCGCTGGAGGATCTTGCGCCGACGGCGGAGCTCCTGCCGGAGCTTGAGGCGGCGCTGCATGATCCCAAGCTGCATATTCGCAGGCTTGCGGTGGTCTATCTAGGCGATCTTCGCACGCCCGAGGCGATGGAGCTGCTCTATGAGGCAATGGCAGACAGCGCCCCGGCCGTACGCCGCACCGCAGGCGATACGCTGTCCGACATCGGCAATCCTGCGGCCACACCGGTTATGACGGCCGCGCTGCAGGATAAGAGCAAGCTCGTCCGCTGGCGGGCAGCCCGCTTTCTATACGAAGTTGGCACCGCCGATGCGCTGGATGCACTGACACTCGCAGCAGAAGACCCGGAATTCGAAGTCGGCCTGCAGGCCCGGATGGCGCTGGAACGCATCGCTTCCGGCGAGGAAGCTGCCGGAACGGTCTGGCAGCAAATGTCGGAACGCCGCCGTACCTGA
- a CDS encoding ATP-binding cassette domain-containing protein has protein sequence MISTSGVTLRYGKRALFEDVNIKFTPGNCYGLIGANGAGKSTFLKILSGEIESNSGDVHITPGERLAILKQNHFEYDEFPVLETVIMGHTRLYEIMKEKDALYAKTDFSEADGLRAGELEGEFADVNGWDAEPDAAAMLIGLGIVRDLHDKKMMELSGNEKVRVLLAQALFGRPHNLLLDEPTNHLDLESIGWLENFLMDYEGTVIVVSHDRHFLNKVCTHIADIDFGKIQMYVGNYDFWYESSQLAQALQRDSNKKKEDKIKELQAFIQRFSANASKSKQATSRKKTLDKITLDDIRPSNRKYPFLNFKPEREAGKQLLTISGVTKAVDGEKVLDEISFVVNKGDKIAFVGPYSQPKSMLFDVLMGEKELDAGEFAWGITTTQAYFPKDNSNYFDGVEMNLVEWLRQYSKDQDETFLRGFLGRMLFAGEEALKKASVLSGGEKVRCMLAKMMLNGANVLIFDEPTNHLDLESITALNNGLADFDGTILFTSHDHQFIQTIANRIIEITPAGVIDRVMSYDEYLENPEIKEMRQRMYPVEV, from the coding sequence ATGATTAGCACAAGCGGTGTAACACTCCGCTACGGAAAACGCGCACTTTTTGAGGATGTAAACATAAAATTCACACCTGGTAACTGCTACGGTCTGATTGGTGCCAATGGCGCCGGTAAATCAACCTTTTTGAAGATTTTGTCTGGCGAGATTGAATCAAACTCGGGTGATGTTCATATTACCCCGGGTGAACGTCTAGCTATTCTCAAGCAGAACCATTTCGAGTACGATGAATTTCCGGTACTTGAAACGGTTATTATGGGGCACACACGGCTTTATGAGATTATGAAGGAAAAAGATGCGCTATACGCCAAAACCGATTTCTCGGAAGCGGATGGCCTGCGTGCGGGTGAACTCGAAGGTGAATTTGCCGATGTAAATGGCTGGGATGCCGAGCCTGATGCAGCTGCCATGCTGATCGGTCTGGGTATTGTACGTGATCTGCATGACAAGAAAATGATGGAGCTTAGCGGCAATGAGAAGGTACGTGTCCTCTTGGCCCAAGCATTGTTCGGCCGTCCGCACAACCTGCTGCTGGATGAGCCTACCAACCATTTGGATCTTGAATCCATTGGCTGGCTGGAGAACTTCCTCATGGACTATGAAGGTACTGTTATCGTCGTATCTCATGACCGTCACTTTCTGAATAAAGTATGTACGCATATTGCGGATATTGATTTTGGCAAAATCCAGATGTATGTCGGCAACTACGATTTCTGGTACGAGTCCAGTCAGCTTGCCCAGGCATTGCAGCGCGATTCGAACAAGAAGAAGGAAGATAAGATTAAGGAGCTACAGGCGTTTATTCAACGCTTCTCCGCCAATGCTTCCAAATCCAAACAGGCAACATCGCGTAAGAAGACACTCGATAAGATTACTCTGGACGATATTCGTCCTTCGAACCGTAAATATCCATTCCTCAACTTCAAGCCTGAACGCGAAGCCGGCAAGCAGTTGCTGACAATCAGCGGAGTAACCAAAGCCGTTGATGGCGAGAAGGTACTGGATGAGATCAGCTTTGTAGTGAATAAAGGGGATAAGATCGCGTTCGTAGGTCCGTACTCTCAGCCTAAATCAATGCTGTTTGATGTCCTAATGGGCGAGAAGGAATTAGACGCCGGAGAATTTGCATGGGGGATTACAACAACCCAAGCGTATTTCCCGAAAGATAACTCCAACTATTTTGACGGCGTAGAGATGAATCTCGTAGAATGGCTTCGCCAGTATTCAAAGGATCAGGATGAAACATTCCTGCGCGGATTCTTGGGCCGGATGCTGTTCGCCGGAGAAGAAGCATTGAAGAAAGCAAGCGTGCTGTCCGGTGGCGAGAAAGTTCGCTGTATGCTGGCTAAAATGATGCTCAATGGCGCGAACGTGCTGATATTCGATGAACCTACCAATCACTTGGATCTGGAGTCGATCACAGCACTGAACAATGGTCTGGCCGATTTTGATGGCACGATTCTGTTCACCTCCCATGACCATCAGTTTATTCAGACTATCGCTAACCGAATCATTGAGATTACACCAGCTGGCGTAATCGACCGCGTGATGAGCTACGACGAGTATTTGGAGAACCCGGAGATCAAGGAAATGCGTCAGCGCATGTATCCTGTAGAAGTATAA
- a CDS encoding cation diffusion facilitator family transporter, with protein sequence MNDIYEDIRKGERGAWVSIAAYLILSTFKLICGYLFASSALLADGFNNLTDIVASVAVLVGLRISQKPPDSDHHYGHFRAETVAALLASFIMAMVGIQVIVEAIRSLFAGAKETPQLWSAGVAIVCAVAMMGVYIYNKKLAIQINNGALMAAAKDNFSDAIVSVGAAIGIVGAQFGLPWIDSAAAVGVGLLISKTAWDIFRDSTYRLTDGFDEHKLMDLRSTIARTPGVEGIKDVKARVHGNHVLVDVVVEVDANITVLEGHKISDSIEERMSKLHNIMNVQIHVEPKGITKM encoded by the coding sequence ATGAATGATATTTACGAAGATATACGTAAGGGCGAACGAGGGGCCTGGGTAAGCATAGCAGCTTACCTCATCCTATCGACCTTCAAGTTAATTTGTGGTTATTTGTTTGCATCGAGCGCGCTGCTGGCGGACGGCTTTAATAACCTCACAGATATTGTTGCTTCTGTAGCGGTGTTGGTGGGTCTGCGTATATCACAGAAACCGCCGGACTCCGATCATCACTATGGACACTTTCGTGCGGAGACGGTAGCTGCGCTGTTGGCTTCCTTTATTATGGCGATGGTAGGCATTCAGGTTATTGTGGAAGCGATACGTTCTTTATTCGCAGGAGCAAAGGAAACACCACAACTCTGGTCGGCGGGTGTGGCTATTGTGTGCGCGGTGGCGATGATGGGTGTATATATTTACAATAAGAAGCTTGCCATACAAATTAATAATGGGGCACTTATGGCTGCTGCCAAAGATAACTTCTCTGATGCTATAGTTAGTGTTGGTGCTGCGATAGGCATTGTTGGGGCACAATTTGGACTGCCGTGGATTGATTCTGCTGCTGCAGTCGGGGTCGGATTGCTTATCTCCAAGACGGCTTGGGATATTTTTCGTGACTCTACCTACCGGCTCACGGATGGCTTCGATGAGCACAAACTGATGGATCTGCGCAGCACCATTGCGCGCACTCCAGGGGTAGAAGGCATTAAGGATGTGAAAGCTCGTGTTCACGGGAATCATGTGCTGGTGGATGTCGTTGTGGAGGTGGACGCAAACATTACTGTTCTTGAAGGTCATAAGATCAGCGACTCCATCGAAGAGCGGATGAGTAAATTACATAACATCATGAATGTGCAGATTCATGTTGAACCCAAAGGCATAACTAAGATGTGA